GGCGGTCGAGATAATACTTGGCGATCATGAAATAGGGGATGGCGAAGGATGGATGACTCTTCATGCTCGCCTGGTAGAATGCCAGCGCTTCATCGGACCGGTTGCCCTTGCGCAGCAGTTCGGCCAGGTTGTAGGAAGCCATGAAATTGCCGGGATTGATTTCGAGTTCGCGGCGGTAGTTGGCTTCGGCGCCGGCCGGGTCGTTGCGGCTCTCGTCGATCACGGCCAGGTCGAAGTGCGATTTCTGCTGTTCGGGAGAGAGTTCGATGCCTCTGCGGATCATGGCGGTGGCCTTCTCGTAATCTCCTTGCAAGAAATAAATCTCCCCCAGCTTCTTGCAGGCCTGCGCGTTGGCGTTGTCCAGGGCCAGGCATT
Above is a window of Candidatus Aminicenantes bacterium DNA encoding:
- a CDS encoding tetratricopeptide repeat protein; amino-acid sequence: CLALDNANAQACKKLGEIYFLQGDYEKATAMIRRGIELSPEQQKSHFDLAVIDESRNDPAGAEANYRRELEINPGNFMASYNLAELLRKGNRSDEALAFYQASMKSHPSFAIPYFMIAKYYLDRRQSLDEAIALCRKGIAIKPVDKYTAFGYYILSDIYGYKGERGAAETCFRQAEALMAAKVRQGAGG